A single region of the Penaeus monodon isolate SGIC_2016 chromosome 18, NSTDA_Pmon_1, whole genome shotgun sequence genome encodes:
- the LOC119584428 gene encoding zinc finger protein 578-like isoform X2 yields MISGGNMCDNNFRMQFSSSFGEAVYIKEEKDLHADQESFSNMGCKVFIKEESDLCIKEENQYFEEWSEIDQPYLANDDDCVIKSEELPILAPIAVDGFFCHICGEGFVTETSLAVHIQTHVGLKFFGCEVCGKRFAMKSHLTLHAKVHTKEKPYCCEICSLRFLQKRALISHMRLHAAIKTFTCEVCGKTYHHRSHLVSHMRAHSDERPFSCEVCDKKFSQKGHLTRHAVIHAPVKPVDNGVQMKAVNGHVQISVKSDVELLSVKSDLQLLSVKNEMPNELLSLKEQKSYTCDVCSKIFLQKGCLVKHMRVHTGEKPFSCDVCSEKFSRKSTLVRHLRIHTGEKPHSCEICTEKFSTKYTLVRHRRCHTGEKPHTYSSAV; encoded by the exons ATGATCTCTGGAGGCAACATGTGCGACAATAACTTCAGGATGCAGTTCAGCAGCAGCTTTGGTGAAGCGGTATACATCAAGGAAGAAAAGGACCTGCATGCTGATCAGGAGTCATTTAGCAACATGGGATGTAAGGTCTTCATCAAAGAAGAAAGTGACTTGTGCATAAAGGAAGAGAATCAATATTTTGAAGAATGGTCAGAAATTGATCAACCTTATCTTGCAAATGATGATGACTGTGTGATTAAGAGTGAGGAATTACCCATATTGGCCCCAATAGCTGTTGATGGTTTCTTTTGCCATATCTGTGGGGAAGGATTTGTAACAGAAACAAGTCTGGCTGTCCACATCCAAACACATGTAGGGTTAAAATTCTTTGGTTGCGAAGTGTGTGGTAAAAGATTTGCAATGAAAAGTCACCTGACATTACATGCAAAGGTACACACTAAAGAGAAACCTTATTGCTGTGAGATCTGCTCCCTAAGATTTTTGCAGAAACGCGCACTCATATCACACATGCGACTGCATGCTGCAATTAAAACTTTTACATGTGAAGTGTGTGGTAAGACATACCACCACAGAAGCCATTTAGTCAGTCACATGAGAGCACATTCAGATGAGAGACCATTTAGCTGTGAGGTATGTGATAAAAAGTTTTCACAGAAAGGTCATCTTACTCGGCATGCAGTAATTCATGCTCCAGTGAAACCTGTTGATAATGGTGTTCAGATGAAGGCAGTGAATGGTCATGTGCAGATATCTGTGAAAAGTGATGTGGAGTTGTTGTCTGTGAAGAGTGATTTGCAGTTGTTATCAGTGAAGAATGAAATGCCAAATGAACTATTGTCTTTAAAAGAGCAGAAATCTTACACATGTGATGTATGTAGCAAAATATTCTTACAGAAAGGATGTTTAGTAAAGCATATGAGAGTACACACAGGAGAGAAACCTTTTAGTTGTGACGTTTGTAGTGAAAAATTTTCTCGGAAAAGTACCCTAGTGAGACACCTTAGAATTCACACGGGAGAGAAGCCCCATTCTTGTGAAATCTGTACAGAGAAATTCTCAACGAAATATACATTAGTGCGGCACAGGAGATGTCATACAGGAGAAAAACCTCATACTT ATTCATCAGCTGTTTGA
- the LOC119584428 gene encoding gastrula zinc finger protein XlCGF57.1-like isoform X1, translated as MISGGNMCDNNFRMQFSSSFGEAVYIKEEKDLHADQESFSNMGCKVFIKEESDLCIKEENQYFEEWSEIDQPYLANDDDCVIKSEELPILAPIAVDGFFCHICGEGFVTETSLAVHIQTHVGLKFFGCEVCGKRFAMKSHLTLHAKVHTKEKPYCCEICSLRFLQKRALISHMRLHAAIKTFTCEVCGKTYHHRSHLVSHMRAHSDERPFSCEVCDKKFSQKGHLTRHAVIHAPVKPVDNGVQMKAVNGHVQISVKSDVELLSVKSDLQLLSVKNEMPNELLSLKEQKSYTCDVCSKIFLQKGCLVKHMRVHTGEKPFSCDVCSEKFSRKSTLVRHLRIHTGEKPHSCEICTEKFSTKYTLVRHRRCHTGEKPHTCELCGKKFTNKSNLVIHMRVHTGERPYSCEVCHERFSQRSSLVMHMRGHTGEKPYSCEVCGERYSHKGNLVVHMRVHTGERPYRCTVCGEKFSQRSSLMMHMRIHRRE; from the coding sequence ATGATCTCTGGAGGCAACATGTGCGACAATAACTTCAGGATGCAGTTCAGCAGCAGCTTTGGTGAAGCGGTATACATCAAGGAAGAAAAGGACCTGCATGCTGATCAGGAGTCATTTAGCAACATGGGATGTAAGGTCTTCATCAAAGAAGAAAGTGACTTGTGCATAAAGGAAGAGAATCAATATTTTGAAGAATGGTCAGAAATTGATCAACCTTATCTTGCAAATGATGATGACTGTGTGATTAAGAGTGAGGAATTACCCATATTGGCCCCAATAGCTGTTGATGGTTTCTTTTGCCATATCTGTGGGGAAGGATTTGTAACAGAAACAAGTCTGGCTGTCCACATCCAAACACATGTAGGGTTAAAATTCTTTGGTTGCGAAGTGTGTGGTAAAAGATTTGCAATGAAAAGTCACCTGACATTACATGCAAAGGTACACACTAAAGAGAAACCTTATTGCTGTGAGATCTGCTCCCTAAGATTTTTGCAGAAACGCGCACTCATATCACACATGCGACTGCATGCTGCAATTAAAACTTTTACATGTGAAGTGTGTGGTAAGACATACCACCACAGAAGCCATTTAGTCAGTCACATGAGAGCACATTCAGATGAGAGACCATTTAGCTGTGAGGTATGTGATAAAAAGTTTTCACAGAAAGGTCATCTTACTCGGCATGCAGTAATTCATGCTCCAGTGAAACCTGTTGATAATGGTGTTCAGATGAAGGCAGTGAATGGTCATGTGCAGATATCTGTGAAAAGTGATGTGGAGTTGTTGTCTGTGAAGAGTGATTTGCAGTTGTTATCAGTGAAGAATGAAATGCCAAATGAACTATTGTCTTTAAAAGAGCAGAAATCTTACACATGTGATGTATGTAGCAAAATATTCTTACAGAAAGGATGTTTAGTAAAGCATATGAGAGTACACACAGGAGAGAAACCTTTTAGTTGTGACGTTTGTAGTGAAAAATTTTCTCGGAAAAGTACCCTAGTGAGACACCTTAGAATTCACACGGGAGAGAAGCCCCATTCTTGTGAAATCTGTACAGAGAAATTCTCAACGAAATATACATTAGTGCGGCACAGGAGATGTCATACAGGAGAAAAACCTCATACTTGTGAGTTGTGTGGCAAGAAATTTACAAACAAGAGTAATTTAGTAattcatatgagagtacatactgGGGAGAGGCCATACAGCTGTGAAGTGTGTCATGAAAGATTCTCTCAGAGAAGTAGCTTGGTTATGCACATGAGGGGGCACACAGGAGAAAAACCATATAGCTGTGAGGTGTGTGGGGAAAGATATTCACATAAAGGTAATTTGGTAGTTCATATGAGGGTCCACACAGGGGAAAGACCATACAGATGTACAGTATGTGGAGAGAAATTCTCACAGAGAAGTAGTTTGATGATGCATATGAGAATACATAGAAGGGAATAA